ATAGTTTTTTTCCAACTTCTGTTAGTTTTTTTAATTATAAAAAACTTCTAGATATCTCTACAAAAGAAGGCAATAGCTTTCTTTTAGCTATGAAAAGCTCTCTTTTAACAAGCTTTATAACTGTGGTTTTAGGTACTCCATTAGCTATTGTAACTGGATATGCTTTAGCAAGATTTAAAAATAAAGTTATTTCTATATTTATGGGCCTTTTATTTTCTACATTAATCATTCCATTATTTACAACGATTATACCATTATATACAATTTTTTCTGAATATAACCTCTTAAATAATCTCTTTTGGTTAGCGATAGTTTATATCTCATCTTTTCTACCATTAGTTACATGGATAACTATGAATTATTTTAAAGAGTTTCCTATAGAAATTGAAGAGATGGCCCTTATAGATGGATGCACTAAGTTTGAAGTCATCACACATATTCTTATTCCTAATGTATACCCTATAATAATAACTAGTATGTTAATTATATTTTTAAAATCATGGAGTCAATATCAATTACCATTAGTTTTAGCAGCCTCTAGAGAGATTAAACCTTTAACAGTTTTAATTGCAGAATTCTCTTCAAAAGATCTTATACTTTATAGCCAAATAGCCACAGCAGGAATTCTTACCATAATTCCTCCAATGATTTTTTCTTTTATATTTAGAAATTATCTTATTTCAGGCTTAACTAAAGGGTCATCTTAAAATTATATCGATAGTCCACTTATTTTAGTGGACTATTTTTTATTACACACAAAATACACATAAAAAAAATAAAATAGATTATATTTATAAATTGAGATAAAATATATTAATATTTTAATTTAGTTATAGGAGATTTTATGGAAAAAATTTTAATTATAGAAGATGAAGA
This genomic interval from Cetobacterium somerae ATCC BAA-474 contains the following:
- a CDS encoding carbohydrate ABC transporter permease, with product MKIKKETIIYCIGVIIFLFLILGPIFWCFIISVGHEKDVFNNRNSFFPTSVSFFNYKKLLDISTKEGNSFLLAMKSSLLTSFITVVLGTPLAIVTGYALARFKNKVISIFMGLLFSTLIIPLFTTIIPLYTIFSEYNLLNNLFWLAIVYISSFLPLVTWITMNYFKEFPIEIEEMALIDGCTKFEVITHILIPNVYPIIITSMLIIFLKSWSQYQLPLVLAASREIKPLTVLIAEFSSKDLILYSQIATAGILTIIPPMIFSFIFRNYLISGLTKGSS